In Gammaproteobacteria bacterium, the following proteins share a genomic window:
- a CDS encoding sugar kinase yields MKPVAKEYAIIVRSKTRLESLIERFNTKAQTKFYIESLGGFYEDYELEHEIFYTSLNRLQTQLSKVIKHKTIDRSFLPSYIFDQKNIIIVIGQDGLVANTAKYSKGIPMIAVNPDQQRYDGVLLPYNPDNFIQAVDSVMSQKYSVRNVRFAQASLNDGQSLLAFNDLFIGPTSHISARYKITFNGKTEEQSSSGLIISTAAGSTGWLSSIFNMAYGISDTFEPSEPLKTRKVPQKKLKNSDEIIAPQKHYRPKLSNEELLFAVREPFKSIRTQADIVAGIINQKNKLVIESLMPTQGVIFSDGVEKDFIKFNSGAIATISLSNESANIVTN; encoded by the coding sequence GTGAAACCTGTAGCAAAAGAATATGCCATAATTGTTCGTAGCAAAACCCGGCTGGAATCTTTAATAGAGCGATTTAATACCAAAGCACAAACTAAGTTTTATATCGAAAGCCTCGGTGGTTTTTATGAGGACTACGAGCTTGAGCATGAAATATTTTATACTTCACTCAATCGTTTACAAACTCAACTATCCAAAGTTATCAAACATAAAACGATTGACCGCTCTTTTCTTCCCTCATACATTTTTGATCAAAAAAACATAATCATTGTTATCGGTCAAGACGGTTTAGTTGCCAATACTGCCAAGTATTCAAAAGGAATCCCCATGATTGCGGTCAACCCTGACCAACAGCGTTATGATGGTGTTTTGCTTCCTTACAATCCGGACAATTTTATTCAGGCTGTTGATTCAGTCATGTCACAAAAATATAGCGTGAGAAATGTCCGATTCGCCCAAGCCAGTCTCAATGATGGCCAGAGTTTACTAGCATTTAATGATTTGTTTATTGGACCGACATCACATATTTCAGCAAGATATAAAATCACATTTAACGGCAAAACTGAAGAACAATCATCAAGTGGTTTAATCATTTCAACAGCTGCCGGTTCAACCGGATGGTTAAGCTCTATTTTTAACATGGCTTACGGGATTTCAGATACTTTCGAGCCGAGTGAGCCGCTAAAAACTCGCAAAGTTCCACAAAAAAAATTAAAGAACTCAGATGAAATAATTGCTCCTCAAAAACATTATCGACCCAAACTAAGCAATGAAGAATTGTTATTCGCTGTTCGGGAACCATTCAAAAGTATTCGTACTCAAGCGGATATTGTAGCCGGAATTATCAATCAGAAAAATAAACTGGTCATTGAATCATTGATGCCAACTCAAGGAGTTATTTTTAGTGATGGTGTTGAAAAAGACTTTATCAAATTCAATAGCGGAGCCATTGCCACAATCAGCC
- a CDS encoding SPFH domain-containing protein, protein MFGIKHIKFDSMSYVIHYKKGKVKSKGRGLSFFYYAPSSSIVAIPIGSNSLPFIFNESTHDYQTVSIQGQITYKITQPEILADVLDFTVKDDGQYKVNDIEKLSQRIINSAQTATSSLAHNTSLKDVIRSAKIIEDAILQGFSEGNLAQALGVEIMGVNILAVTPTPEMQRALETETREQLQQEADEAIYTRRNFAVEQERKIKETELNTEIAVEEKRKQISEKKMETDVLEAQNQRKLKEMNLETDILLEEQRKSLLKQKTENDKKQAETEGYVLETTLKPYKEMDWKVITALGNNNDPRLNLSLAFRELAQNADKISNLNISPDLLDSILKNNIQQQ, encoded by the coding sequence ATGTTCGGTATCAAACACATCAAATTTGACTCCATGTCTTATGTCATTCATTATAAAAAAGGCAAGGTAAAATCCAAAGGTCGTGGATTATCGTTTTTTTATTATGCTCCAAGTAGTTCGATTGTTGCAATTCCAATTGGTAGTAACAGTCTGCCGTTTATTTTTAATGAATCCACTCATGACTATCAAACTGTTAGTATTCAAGGTCAAATAACTTATAAAATTACCCAACCTGAAATATTAGCAGATGTGCTCGACTTTACAGTTAAAGATGATGGTCAATATAAAGTCAATGATATTGAAAAACTCAGCCAAAGAATCATTAATTCGGCTCAAACTGCGACTTCCAGTCTGGCTCATAATACCAGCTTAAAAGATGTCATTCGTTCAGCAAAAATCATTGAAGATGCAATTTTACAAGGTTTTTCTGAAGGAAATTTAGCACAAGCTCTAGGGGTCGAAATCATGGGTGTAAATATATTGGCAGTCACCCCTACCCCTGAAATGCAACGTGCTTTGGAAACCGAAACTAGAGAACAGCTTCAACAAGAAGCCGATGAAGCCATCTATACACGCAGAAACTTTGCTGTCGAGCAAGAAAGAAAAATCAAGGAAACCGAACTCAATACTGAGATTGCTGTTGAAGAAAAAAGAAAGCAAATTTCTGAGAAAAAAATGGAAACTGATGTTTTAGAAGCTCAGAACCAAAGAAAGCTCAAAGAAATGAATTTGGAAACCGATATATTATTAGAAGAACAACGCAAGTCACTTCTCAAGCAAAAAACTGAAAACGATAAAAAACAAGCAGAAACTGAAGGTTATGTGCTTGAAACTACTCTAAAACCATATAAAGAGATGGACTGGAAAGTGATAACTGCATTAGGAAATAATAACGACCCCAGACTCAATCTTTCTTTGGCTTTCAGAGAGTTAGCTCAAAATGCTGATAAAATTTCTAATTTGAATATTAGTCCCGATTTACTGGATTCGATTTTGAAGAATAATATTCAACAACAGTGA
- a CDS encoding helix-turn-helix domain-containing protein, translating to MSHYSHLTEAERYQISALLKTNCSKTEIANILNRHKSTVIREIKRNTGLRGYRPKQANEFAVKRKSDNANKITDFCWAYVTYLLKKKFSPNKSMVV from the coding sequence ATGTCACACTATTCACATCTTACTGAAGCAGAAAGATATCAGATATCAGCTCTGCTGAAAACTAATTGTAGCAAAACTGAAATAGCAAACATCCTAAATCGTCATAAAAGCACTGTAATTCGTGAAATTAAACGCAATACCGGACTTCGAGGATACAGACCCAAACAAGCCAATGAATTTGCGGTTAAACGAAAATCTGATAATGCCAATAAAATAACCGACTTTTGCTGGGCTTATGTCACTTACTTGTTAAAGAAGAAATTCTCCCCGAACAAATCAATGGTCGTTTAA
- a CDS encoding IS30 family transposase yields the protein MLGLCHLLVKEEILPEQINGRLKLDGWDGVPSIERIYQFIYANKENKASLLKHLRCQKQRRKRYNSGQTRRGKISNRVDIDKRPMVANNRSRLGDYEGDTIIGSKHRGALLTLVDRKSLEVKIKPLNRKLATDVSQACIEKLKDEITHTLTLDNGLEFAKHEMISDTIGINIYFAKPYHSWERGTNENTNGLIRQYFHKNKTLDQLSENEVQVVEDALNNRPRKKLGFLTPLEVKSRNWSVALRC from the coding sequence TTGCTGGGCTTATGTCACTTACTTGTTAAAGAAGAAATTCTCCCCGAACAAATCAATGGTCGTTTAAAACTCGATGGTTGGGATGGTGTACCCAGCATCGAAAGAATCTATCAATTCATTTATGCTAACAAAGAGAACAAAGCCTCATTGCTTAAACACCTGAGATGCCAAAAACAAAGAAGAAAACGATACAACTCCGGTCAAACCAGACGTGGAAAGATAAGCAACCGCGTAGATATTGATAAACGCCCTATGGTTGCAAATAATCGTTCACGCCTTGGAGACTATGAAGGTGATACAATTATTGGCAGCAAGCACAGAGGAGCACTACTGACTCTTGTTGACAGAAAATCACTCGAAGTCAAAATCAAACCATTGAACCGAAAACTGGCAACCGATGTCAGTCAAGCCTGTATTGAAAAGCTAAAGGATGAAATCACACATACCCTGACTTTGGATAACGGTTTGGAATTCGCAAAACACGAAATGATTAGTGATACTATCGGAATAAACATCTATTTTGCCAAACCTTATCATTCCTGGGAGAGAGGCACGAATGAAAATACTAACGGTTTAATCAGACAGTATTTCCATAAAAACAAGACTCTTGATCAGTTATCAGAAAACGAAGTTCAGGTTGTTGAAGACGCTTTGAACAACAGACCCAGAAAAAAATTAGGCTTTTTAACTCCCCTTGAAGTAAAATCTAGAAACTGGAGTGTTGCACTTCGTTGTTGA
- a CDS encoding MFS transporter — protein sequence MSEHSQFSLLREKRFFPFFLTQFFGAFNDNVFKNALVIMIAYKAAANSDMLVNLAAGLFILPFFLFSAIAGQIADKFEKSRLIRIVKFIEIIIMLIAAFGFYIDNINLLIFVLFLMGSQSSLFGPVKYGYLPQHLEREELIGGNALIESSTFLSILIGTILGGILIAMESITPITVAILCIAVAGYLSASFIPKTPASSPDIKLNFNIFTETYRNISFLPQNRVVFLSILAISWFWFYGSVYLMQIPNFGSKVLGGDNYVITLLLSMFSVGIGLGSLLCEKLSGKRVEIGLVPIGAFGLAIFGYDIAVAAENWIASTELQSINQFWSSKGSGRILADLCFIGVFGGLYIVPLYALVQERADQSHLSRVIAGNNIINALFMVLAAVMAMVILVAMKWTIPQLFKVTVLLNIIVALYIFTVVPEFLMRLIVWFLVSIFYRIRAKGLENIPHDGAAVLACNHVSFIDPLILGGYIRRPVRFIMYYKIYNIPVLKWLFKAAKAIPIAGYKEDPEMYEKAFIEVKKALDEGDLVGIFPEGGLTSDGTIQPFKNGIEKIISETPVDVIPMSLSNLWGSLFSRKDKGVLKRRPRKFLAKIRLNVGEPISPENITKEVLRDKVAELKSQK from the coding sequence ATGTCTGAGCATTCACAATTTAGTTTATTGAGAGAAAAGCGTTTTTTTCCATTTTTTCTGACTCAATTCTTTGGAGCTTTTAATGATAATGTTTTTAAAAATGCACTTGTCATAATGATAGCTTATAAAGCAGCTGCAAACAGTGACATGCTGGTTAATTTAGCAGCAGGGTTGTTTATCCTGCCTTTTTTCTTGTTTTCTGCTATCGCCGGTCAAATTGCTGACAAATTCGAAAAATCCAGACTCATTCGTATCGTAAAATTTATTGAAATTATCATAATGCTGATTGCTGCGTTTGGTTTTTATATTGATAACATCAATTTATTAATATTTGTGTTATTTTTGATGGGTTCACAGTCATCTCTTTTTGGCCCGGTCAAATATGGATATCTTCCTCAACATCTTGAAAGAGAGGAGTTAATTGGCGGTAATGCCCTTATTGAATCATCTACTTTCCTATCAATTTTAATTGGTACAATTCTTGGAGGAATTCTCATTGCAATGGAGTCAATCACGCCAATTACTGTAGCAATTCTTTGTATAGCTGTTGCCGGATATTTAAGTGCGAGTTTTATCCCCAAAACCCCTGCATCATCACCTGATATAAAATTGAATTTTAATATATTTACTGAAACTTATCGAAACATCAGTTTTCTTCCTCAGAATCGTGTTGTGTTTTTATCTATTTTGGCAATTTCGTGGTTTTGGTTTTACGGATCGGTTTATCTTATGCAAATTCCAAACTTTGGTTCAAAAGTATTAGGCGGCGATAATTATGTAATCACATTATTATTATCAATGTTTTCTGTGGGTATCGGTCTTGGTTCTCTTTTATGTGAAAAACTATCAGGCAAAAGGGTTGAAATAGGACTGGTTCCGATAGGTGCTTTCGGATTGGCTATCTTTGGTTATGACATTGCCGTTGCAGCGGAAAACTGGATCGCGTCTACTGAGTTACAAAGTATCAATCAATTCTGGAGTTCAAAAGGGAGCGGACGAATATTAGCTGATTTATGTTTTATTGGAGTGTTCGGTGGCTTATATATTGTTCCTTTGTACGCCCTTGTGCAAGAAAGAGCTGATCAGTCACACCTCTCAAGAGTGATAGCCGGAAATAACATCATCAATGCTTTATTTATGGTGTTAGCAGCTGTTATGGCTATGGTTATTCTTGTAGCAATGAAATGGACTATCCCTCAACTTTTCAAAGTCACTGTTTTATTAAATATTATTGTCGCTTTGTACATCTTTACAGTTGTTCCGGAATTTTTAATGAGATTGATTGTCTGGTTCCTGGTATCGATATTCTATCGAATCCGTGCCAAAGGCTTAGAGAATATTCCTCATGATGGCGCAGCGGTTCTGGCATGTAATCATGTCAGTTTTATCGATCCACTCATTCTCGGTGGATATATCAGACGACCGGTTCGTTTTATTATGTATTATAAAATTTATAATATTCCTGTTCTCAAATGGTTGTTTAAAGCTGCGAAAGCAATTCCAATTGCCGGATATAAAGAAGACCCTGAAATGTATGAAAAAGCCTTCATTGAAGTAAAAAAAGCTCTGGATGAAGGTGATTTGGTTGGTATTTTCCCTGAAGGAGGATTGACCTCAGATGGAACCATTCAACCTTTCAAGAATGGAATTGAGAAAATAATATCTGAAACACCTGTAGATGTGATTCCTATGTCCCTCAGCAATTTATGGGGAAGTCTGTTTTCCAGAAAAGATAAAGGTGTTTTAAAAAGACGACCCAGAAAGTTTTTAGCTAAAATCAGACTAAACGTTGGCGAACCAATATCTCCGGAAAACATTACTAAAGAAGTTCTTAGAGATAAAGTTGCTGAATTGAAGTCTCAAAAATAA
- the lysM gene encoding peptidoglycan-binding protein LysM, with protein sequence MGFFDFIADAGSRLFKDDDPEPEVTKPIAVHIKEAGVMTDYLKVDFKAGAVTLSGYVPNQEQKEKAVLVAGNVKGVSSVQDNLILGEPPADKAEQEAQVAKANEEAKSEPSFKTYTVKSGDTLGKIAQEMYGKASLYPKIFEANTPMLKDPNKIYVGQVLKIPE encoded by the coding sequence ATGGGTTTTTTCGATTTTATTGCAGATGCCGGCTCAAGATTATTTAAAGATGATGATCCGGAACCAGAAGTAACCAAACCGATTGCTGTTCATATTAAAGAAGCAGGAGTCATGACAGATTACTTGAAAGTTGATTTTAAAGCAGGTGCGGTCACTTTATCCGGTTATGTTCCGAATCAAGAGCAAAAGGAAAAAGCAGTATTAGTTGCAGGAAATGTGAAAGGTGTTTCTTCAGTTCAAGATAATTTGATTCTCGGTGAACCACCGGCTGATAAGGCGGAACAGGAAGCACAAGTTGCTAAAGCCAATGAAGAAGCAAAAAGTGAGCCTAGCTTTAAAACATATACTGTTAAAAGTGGCGACACATTAGGAAAAATTGCTCAGGAAATGTATGGAAAGGCTAGTTTATATCCAAAGATTTTTGAAGCAAATACTCCAATGCTGAAAGATCCGAATAAAATTTACGTTGGACAGGTGCTGAAAATTCCTGAATAA
- a CDS encoding plastocyanin/azurin family copper-binding protein has protein sequence MLKKTILKLILIIITFSANSKTHEVLVSSNVFSPSSLVIEAGDTVRWINTGGNHNVWAHDNSFRCANGCDASGGNGNPSSLAWVAEVTFRNIGVVNYRCEPHEIFGMVGSVTIVEPTSVNVHYIQATVGNDFIPADISIQRGDVVKFSNAGGEHNIHSTDNSMICSETCEGDGFNTETGATGAPWEFYYKFATVEEITYQCDAHINTGNTGIIRVLTDTLFENGFE, from the coding sequence ATGTTAAAGAAAACTATTTTAAAATTAATTCTGATAATAATTACGTTTTCAGCCAATAGTAAAACACATGAAGTATTGGTTTCAAGCAATGTTTTCAGCCCGAGTTCCTTAGTCATAGAAGCTGGCGATACTGTTAGATGGATCAATACCGGTGGCAATCATAATGTTTGGGCACATGATAATAGTTTTCGTTGTGCCAATGGTTGTGATGCAAGCGGAGGGAATGGCAATCCATCCAGTCTTGCATGGGTTGCAGAAGTTACATTTCGAAATATCGGTGTTGTCAATTATCGGTGTGAACCACATGAAATTTTTGGAATGGTGGGGTCCGTAACCATCGTAGAACCAACTTCAGTCAATGTTCATTATATTCAAGCTACTGTAGGGAATGATTTTATACCGGCAGATATTTCTATTCAGCGTGGTGATGTGGTTAAGTTCAGTAATGCCGGAGGTGAGCATAATATTCACTCCACTGACAACAGTATGATTTGCTCTGAAACTTGTGAGGGCGATGGATTCAATACTGAAACCGGTGCAACCGGCGCACCTTGGGAGTTTTACTACAAATTTGCTACTGTTGAAGAGATTACATATCAGTGTGATGCTCATATCAATACCGGAAATACAGGTATCATCAGAGTATTAACAGATACATTGTTTGAGAATGGATTTGAATAA
- a CDS encoding DUF1800 domain-containing protein, translated as MGIFRTKFYPLSEKNLPEKSVSPESTKLSVNKIKVIKDQYKFNKRVNFPSGTITTPNIIHRVLTKMGYGANDESVSHIQSLPGATDTDKIFAYIDEQLDPMSIDDNAAESQLNNGYETLNKTRIQLYQDHYRRPDGVDIPWEVHVRPGRETNYASYMRATQSKRQLLEILVDFWHNHFNVYMDSGGVQPMFVHYDREVIRANALGSFRQMLEDVTTSTCMLDYLGNGVNDKDAPNENYARELLELHTLSAKNYFGHMAPEDVPVDGQGRKIGYVEADVLEMARVLTGWSYSGADWWDYQNGNVSTGEFLYRDEWHDKDPKVILGQTFNFDQNNPLSDVRSVLDMLAEHPATAEFLASKLCKRFISDNPPQLIIDAVANTLHQNWQAPDQIKQAMETLLKSNEFLNTWGEKIKRPFERIASSMRQIGVTFDFSPNHEYSSWMFWSLDTTGQNLFYWTSPNGYPDTKMSWLGASNTMATWRFMQWFTRLRDDNNGDIPFNDILNITNTAIPESNNHTANNLVNFWFEKACGHPPSVEVQDKLAHFMSYSNYTEPGWAPTDRNTPIDLSTNDWPSYNQERLYAMVSSIFLTSEFLYR; from the coding sequence ATGGGAATATTTAGAACGAAATTTTATCCGTTGTCTGAAAAAAACTTGCCGGAAAAGTCAGTAAGTCCGGAAAGTACTAAGCTATCAGTAAATAAAATCAAGGTCATTAAAGACCAATACAAATTTAACAAAAGGGTTAATTTCCCTTCGGGAACTATTACGACACCAAACATTATTCATCGAGTTTTAACCAAGATGGGTTATGGTGCTAATGATGAATCTGTGAGTCATATTCAGTCTCTACCCGGAGCAACAGATACAGATAAAATTTTTGCTTATATTGATGAGCAATTAGACCCAATGAGTATCGATGATAATGCTGCCGAATCACAACTCAATAATGGTTATGAAACGCTCAACAAAACTCGCATTCAGCTTTATCAAGATCACTATCGCCGTCCTGATGGAGTTGACATCCCTTGGGAGGTTCATGTTCGCCCGGGCAGAGAAACAAACTACGCCAGTTATATGCGAGCGACTCAAAGCAAAAGGCAATTGCTGGAAATTTTAGTGGATTTCTGGCACAACCATTTTAATGTTTACATGGACAGTGGTGGAGTGCAACCGATGTTTGTGCATTATGACAGAGAAGTCATTCGAGCCAATGCGTTGGGAAGTTTTCGACAAATGCTAGAAGATGTTACGACATCGACCTGTATGCTTGATTATCTTGGAAACGGGGTGAATGATAAAGATGCTCCCAATGAAAATTATGCACGTGAATTACTGGAACTACATACTCTGAGTGCCAAGAATTATTTTGGACATATGGCACCTGAGGATGTTCCTGTTGATGGACAGGGACGTAAAATTGGCTATGTTGAAGCTGATGTTCTGGAAATGGCACGAGTTCTCACTGGTTGGTCTTATAGCGGAGCGGACTGGTGGGATTATCAAAATGGTAATGTTTCAACTGGTGAGTTTTTATATCGCGATGAATGGCATGATAAAGACCCAAAAGTAATATTGGGGCAAACATTTAATTTTGATCAAAATAACCCATTATCTGATGTTCGTAGCGTTTTGGATATGCTTGCCGAACATCCGGCAACAGCAGAGTTTTTGGCTTCTAAATTATGTAAACGATTTATCAGTGATAATCCGCCACAGTTAATCATTGATGCGGTTGCAAATACTTTGCATCAAAACTGGCAAGCTCCGGATCAAATCAAACAGGCAATGGAAACTTTGCTGAAATCGAATGAATTTCTGAATACTTGGGGAGAGAAAATTAAGCGTCCATTTGAAAGAATTGCATCTTCTATGCGCCAAATTGGTGTGACTTTTGATTTTTCACCGAATCATGAATACTCGTCATGGATGTTTTGGAGCCTGGATACCACAGGACAAAATTTATTCTATTGGACTTCACCCAATGGTTATCCCGATACAAAAATGTCATGGCTAGGAGCTTCCAATACAATGGCGACATGGAGATTTATGCAATGGTTTACTCGCTTGCGTGATGACAATAATGGCGATATTCCTTTCAATGATATTTTGAATATTACAAATACAGCGATTCCGGAAAGCAATAACCATACAGCAAATAATCTGGTGAATTTCTGGTTCGAAAAAGCCTGTGGACATCCGCCGAGTGTAGAAGTGCAGGATAAATTGGCTCATTTCATGTCGTACAGCAATTATACTGAACCAGGTTGGGCTCCAACTGACAGGAATACTCCTAT